From Candidatus Binataceae bacterium, the proteins below share one genomic window:
- a CDS encoding TrbC/VirB2 family protein: protein MRKSIVIVSLLMLKTVPAFAYTPTGLPWDGPLTMLINGMQGGLAHAMLAVGIIVAGIGWTFWQEFGPAAKALVGVIAGGALAGAALEIMTYLGLAAVIH from the coding sequence ATGCGCAAATCGATCGTTATCGTTTCGTTGCTGATGCTGAAGACCGTTCCGGCCTTCGCCTACACGCCGACGGGACTGCCGTGGGACGGGCCGCTGACGATGTTGATCAATGGCATGCAGGGCGGACTCGCCCACGCGATGCTGGCGGTCGGGATCATCGTCGCCGGCATCGGCTGGACCTTCTGGCAGGAGTTCGGCCCGGCGGCCAAGGCGCTGGTCGGCGTAATCGCCGGCGGCGCGCTGGCAGGAGCGGCGCTGGAGATCATGACCTATCTGGGTCTGGCGGCGGTGATTCACTGA
- a CDS encoding TrbI/VirB10 family protein: MDQNQQPVKKPEDLVRKLKPWWGVAIAGLLSAGVMGGIIAIHYAGQIAPAKKSVSYQKADGSWIDHEPDRVAHAEASVARVASPTPTPTPQAAATAIPQYQPPAQSYIPPSMPNAAADHRRQEYEKALASDLLVAPRGQGQVLETPRLVSAGGVSLEGQDSGAAQSSGPIIADAHPASFYTITTGTVIYGTLETGINSDIPGDVLGRVAQDVKDSISERYVLIPQGSKLIGSYSNQLIPSQQRLMVKWSRIVFPNGGELNLPDLTGTDAAGYAGFQDQVNHHYAKVWAPALLMSAISAGMMMSDYPMMSGGPYGAGGYYMSPGQMAAMGAGQQLGQEAMGRMANVQVAPTIQIRPGYHFRVLVTRDLVFSGPYQDNGGAQQ; this comes from the coding sequence ATGGATCAGAATCAACAGCCGGTGAAGAAGCCAGAGGACCTCGTGCGCAAGCTCAAGCCGTGGTGGGGCGTCGCGATCGCGGGGCTGCTGTCGGCGGGCGTGATGGGAGGCATCATCGCCATCCACTACGCCGGACAGATCGCGCCGGCCAAGAAATCTGTCAGCTATCAAAAGGCCGACGGCAGTTGGATCGACCACGAACCCGACCGCGTGGCGCACGCCGAGGCGTCGGTCGCGCGCGTCGCATCGCCCACGCCGACGCCTACGCCGCAGGCGGCGGCCACGGCCATTCCGCAGTATCAGCCGCCGGCGCAGAGTTACATTCCGCCGTCGATGCCCAACGCAGCGGCGGACCATCGCCGGCAGGAGTACGAAAAGGCGCTCGCCTCCGATCTGCTGGTCGCGCCGCGAGGACAGGGACAGGTGCTTGAAACGCCGCGCCTGGTGTCGGCCGGCGGTGTATCGCTTGAAGGCCAAGACAGCGGAGCCGCGCAGAGCAGCGGTCCGATTATCGCCGACGCGCATCCCGCCTCGTTCTACACCATCACCACCGGGACCGTCATCTACGGCACGCTGGAGACCGGCATCAACTCCGACATTCCCGGCGACGTGCTGGGGCGCGTCGCCCAGGACGTGAAGGACAGCATCAGCGAACGCTACGTCCTTATCCCGCAGGGCAGCAAGCTCATCGGCTCCTACTCGAACCAGCTCATCCCCTCGCAGCAGCGCCTTATGGTCAAGTGGAGCAGGATCGTCTTTCCCAACGGCGGCGAGCTTAATCTTCCCGACCTCACCGGAACTGACGCCGCCGGTTACGCCGGCTTTCAGGATCAGGTCAACCATCACTACGCCAAGGTTTGGGCGCCGGCGCTGCTCATGTCGGCGATCTCCGCAGGCATGATGATGTCCGACTATCCGATGATGTCGGGCGGACCGTACGGCGCCGGCGGCTACTACATGAGTCCCGGCCAGATGGCGGCGATGGGCGCGGGGCAGCAGCTCGGGCAGGAGGCGATGGGCCGCATGGCCAACGTGCAGGTCGCGCCCACGATTCAGATCCGGCCGGGCTATCACTTCCGCGTGCTGGTCACCCGCGACCTCGTTTTCTCGGGGCCATATCAGGACAACGGAGGCGCACAGCAATGA
- the traF gene encoding conjugative transfer signal peptidase TraF — MSRQLILRFAVGLIGGAIAMDVCALGGWLPLKVGYCFNITPSEPVGIYELVSGGASRGALVLIDQPHDSAASTLRRYIPAKLPLIKRVAALPGDSVRVESDGIYVNGVPWPDSVPLHDDEGRALHPYPFGVYRVAAGKVWVLSNHPRGLDSRYFGPVPAASVISRLEPLLTWTSAPLAQWLALAYTLCLAAFGVLAATATINALSAWVIGPCEVRQQ, encoded by the coding sequence ATGAGCAGGCAATTGATACTCCGCTTCGCAGTCGGCCTCATAGGCGGCGCGATAGCCATGGACGTATGCGCCCTCGGCGGGTGGCTGCCGCTGAAAGTCGGCTATTGCTTCAACATCACGCCGAGCGAGCCGGTCGGAATTTATGAGCTGGTTTCCGGAGGCGCCAGCCGCGGCGCGCTGGTCCTCATCGATCAACCTCACGATTCGGCGGCCTCGACATTGCGCCGTTACATTCCGGCCAAACTGCCGCTGATCAAGCGCGTCGCCGCGCTCCCAGGCGACTCGGTGCGCGTGGAATCTGATGGCATTTACGTCAACGGCGTGCCTTGGCCCGACAGCGTTCCGCTGCACGACGATGAAGGGCGGGCGCTCCATCCATATCCCTTCGGCGTCTATCGCGTGGCGGCGGGGAAAGTCTGGGTGCTGTCCAATCATCCGCGCGGCCTCGACAGCCGCTACTTCGGCCCGGTGCCCGCGGCCAGCGTCATCTCGCGGCTCGAACCGCTGCTCACATGGACGAGCGCGCCGCTTGCCCAGTGGCTGGCGCTCGCCTACACGCTCTGCCTCGCGGCGTTCGGGGTTCTCGCCGCCACCGCAACCATCAACGCGCTTTCCGCATGGGTCATCGGTCCGTGCGAAGTCAGACAGCAATAA
- a CDS encoding type IV secretion system protein has translation MPPTEFGVFQDVLTQFQTVTATWLGGLYQIGTNLFYMLATIELILVGITGTLRRDFDQLAIDLVRTVAGVMAMFTLFKYGPDFLQNGVILSFTGWASVTGHVPANAMTPGGVMVQGFNLALILLQAIASGWTVFHPSATLNALLLLFSAIVILICFAIIACILLEALVEGYVACVAGTALVATSGTRFTWRFGEGYFGWALGVAVRIFFLYLMVGVGTQLANQWKNGAMNNAAYLMTNWYYGIEAAVEAFLLAVITARIPTKAAQIVDHTVSFTLGDIILGMTLSGAIRDGIKAIPKALEVSGKLGGQAFNGVLNLADEGATRAMRMWDRLRNDQLKPPAPPTADDLNPKQTTSLGPRAEKTRPFNQPVQFGQPAPGTNRLNGGNKGTKKL, from the coding sequence ATGCCACCGACTGAATTCGGCGTCTTTCAGGACGTACTCACCCAATTCCAAACCGTCACGGCGACCTGGCTGGGCGGCCTTTATCAGATCGGCACGAATCTCTTCTACATGCTCGCCACGATCGAGCTGATTCTGGTCGGGATAACCGGCACGCTGCGGCGCGACTTCGACCAGCTTGCGATCGATCTGGTCCGTACCGTCGCCGGCGTAATGGCGATGTTCACGCTGTTCAAGTACGGACCGGACTTCCTGCAAAACGGCGTGATCCTGAGCTTTACCGGTTGGGCGTCGGTTACGGGCCATGTGCCGGCGAACGCGATGACTCCGGGCGGCGTGATGGTACAGGGCTTCAATCTCGCGCTCATTCTGCTCCAGGCGATCGCGTCGGGATGGACGGTGTTCCATCCAAGCGCGACGCTGAATGCGCTGCTGCTGCTCTTCTCCGCAATCGTGATTCTGATCTGTTTCGCAATCATCGCCTGCATTCTGCTGGAGGCGCTGGTCGAGGGTTACGTGGCGTGCGTCGCCGGCACGGCGCTGGTCGCCACTTCGGGAACGCGATTCACCTGGCGCTTCGGCGAGGGTTACTTCGGCTGGGCGCTCGGCGTCGCGGTTCGAATTTTCTTCCTCTACCTGATGGTAGGCGTCGGAACTCAGCTAGCAAATCAATGGAAGAACGGCGCTATGAACAACGCCGCCTACCTCATGACCAACTGGTACTACGGCATCGAGGCGGCGGTCGAGGCCTTCCTGCTGGCGGTGATCACGGCGCGGATTCCGACCAAGGCCGCCCAGATCGTCGATCACACCGTCAGCTTCACTCTGGGCGACATCATTCTGGGCATGACGCTGAGCGGCGCGATCCGCGACGGCATCAAAGCCATCCCCAAGGCGCTTGAAGTCAGCGGCAAGCTCGGCGGTCAAGCCTTCAACGGCGTGCTCAATCTGGCCGACGAGGGCGCCACCCGCGCGATGCGGATGTGGGATCGGCTGCGCAACGACCAACTCAAGCCGCCGGCCCCGCCGACCGCGGATGACCTCAATCCCAAACAGACTACATCTCTCGGACCGCGCGCCGAGAAGACCCGGCCCTTCAACCAGCCGGTGCAATTCGGCCAGCCGGCGCCGGGCACCAACCGTCTCAACGGCGGCAACAAGGGAACCAAAAAACTCTGA
- a CDS encoding type IV secretion system protein, which yields MFNANPENPYVAASAALRSEYERLANSNRALRHSLIAVAAALAFTSTLSLYLARKPHVVPYVVEVNKAGEIVGVAPPFVGNQAVGEAVIRFELARFITDARSVLADGVAEKAALHRVYDMARGAAATTLPTWYRKHPPFETAARETIQAEVDSVLREPNGAYEVRWTETSRNLNGDVLSSAHWRALLAVQLAPPDPERMLSNPIGLYVTEIDWSEEQG from the coding sequence ATGTTTAACGCGAATCCTGAAAATCCGTATGTGGCGGCCTCGGCCGCGCTGCGCTCCGAGTACGAGCGGCTGGCCAACAGCAACCGGGCGTTGCGTCACAGCCTGATCGCGGTCGCCGCGGCGCTGGCGTTCACGTCGACGCTGAGCCTCTACCTTGCGCGCAAGCCGCATGTCGTCCCCTACGTGGTCGAAGTCAACAAGGCGGGCGAGATCGTCGGCGTCGCGCCACCCTTCGTTGGTAATCAGGCGGTAGGCGAGGCGGTAATCCGCTTCGAGCTGGCGCGCTTCATCACGGACGCGCGCTCGGTGCTGGCGGACGGCGTGGCCGAAAAGGCGGCGCTGCATCGGGTCTACGACATGGCGCGCGGGGCGGCGGCCACGACGTTGCCGACTTGGTACCGCAAGCACCCGCCCTTCGAGACCGCGGCGAGAGAGACGATTCAAGCGGAAGTCGATTCGGTCCTGCGCGAACCCAACGGCGCCTACGAAGTGCGCTGGACCGAGACCAGCCGGAACCTCAACGGCGACGTGCTTTCCAGCGCGCACTGGCGGGCATTGCTCGCCGTGCAGCTCGCGCCGCCCGACCCGGAGCGGATGCTCAGCAATCCCATCGGACTTTACGTGACCGAGATCGACTGGAGCGAGGAGCAGGGATGA
- the trbG gene encoding P-type conjugative transfer protein TrbG gives MKREKKFICVVALGLAAMLAGCAAQPPTPPVELVPAKLLEPTPPPPPPESVLDNQPANVKAAIDAYQRSSVAPVLHDGITTRFPYDADAESIVFCKPLRITEILLAPGESVAQAAAGDTERWMIQPVEGRVLVKPKAPGITTNLIILTARHTYHLTLQSGGRYMPRVAFYYPKEIIAADANRKRELEHRAEQTSTPTPLAKLNFGYAVSGPNVPWKPVQAFDDGERVYIEMPEKLMASDAPTLMVNADGADALVNYQVEGRYYVVDRLFKQAVLVSGTGNERQEITIARTGA, from the coding sequence ATGAAGCGCGAAAAGAAGTTCATCTGCGTCGTTGCGCTTGGGTTGGCCGCAATGCTTGCGGGATGCGCGGCGCAGCCGCCAACTCCGCCGGTCGAATTGGTTCCGGCGAAGCTGCTCGAACCCACGCCGCCGCCACCGCCGCCCGAGAGCGTGCTGGACAATCAGCCCGCCAATGTGAAGGCGGCGATCGACGCCTACCAGCGGAGCAGTGTGGCGCCCGTGCTGCACGACGGCATCACCACCCGGTTTCCGTACGATGCGGACGCGGAATCAATAGTCTTCTGCAAGCCGCTGCGCATCACCGAAATCCTGCTCGCCCCCGGCGAGAGCGTCGCGCAGGCCGCCGCCGGCGACACCGAGCGCTGGATGATCCAGCCGGTCGAGGGCCGCGTGCTGGTCAAGCCCAAGGCGCCGGGCATCACGACCAATCTCATCATTCTGACCGCCCGTCACACCTACCATCTGACCTTGCAGTCCGGCGGACGGTACATGCCGCGCGTCGCCTTCTACTATCCGAAGGAAATCATCGCGGCCGATGCCAATCGCAAGCGCGAGCTTGAGCATCGCGCCGAACAGACCTCGACTCCGACCCCGCTGGCCAAACTTAACTTCGGCTACGCCGTCTCCGGACCCAATGTGCCGTGGAAGCCGGTGCAGGCGTTCGACGACGGCGAGCGGGTTTACATCGAGATGCCGGAGAAGCTGATGGCTTCCGACGCTCCGACGCTGATGGTGAACGCCGACGGCGCGGACGCGCTGGTCAACTACCAGGTCGAAGGGCGCTACTACGTGGTCGATCGGCTGTTCAAACAGGCGGTGCTGGTCTCGGGAACGGGCAACGAGCGTCAGGAGATCACAATCGCGCGCACCGGAGCCTGA